One stretch of Euphorbia lathyris chromosome 7, ddEupLath1.1, whole genome shotgun sequence DNA includes these proteins:
- the LOC136201313 gene encoding uncharacterized protein, with protein sequence MERKQGFFSALKGEVVRGLSPGRSRAKSPARSASPMSSLLRRRKGHDQLIIPRSGNLRPVEALSPLKEGPDQDDGGDPRMDGSWGHWMKGQLSRTPSIASSNACNRSDLRLLLGVLGAPLAPVHVSTTDPLPHLSIKDTPIETSSAQYILQQYTAASGGQRVQNSIHNAYAMGKVRMIASEFETANKVTKNRNSSKAAESGGFVLWQMNPDMWYCELALGGNKVHAGCNGKLVWRHTPWLGPHAAKGPVRPLRRALQGLDPRTTASMFTNARCIGEKKINGDDCFILKICADPVTLKARSEGPAEIIRHVLFGYFSQKTGLLIHLEDSHLTRIQNNGGDAVYWETTINSFLDDYRAVDGIMIAHSGRSVVTLFRFGDTAMSHTRTRMEEAWAIEEVAFNVPGLSMDCFIPPAELRFASMSETCELPQNQRVRPAAATATYRAKKVVSSDRSRDRVVDNAMCKTDD encoded by the exons ATGGAGCGGAAGCAAGGGTTCTTTTCTGCTCTTAAAGGGGAAGTAGTTAGGGGCTTATCTCCGGGGAGGTCTAGAGCTAAGAGTCCGGCTAGGAGTGCTTCTCCAATGTCCAGCTTGTTACGCCGGAGGAAGGGCCATGACCAGTTGATTATTCCGAGATCCGGTAACTTAAGGCCGGTCGAGGCTTTATCGCCGTTGAAGGAAGGGCCAGATCAAGATGATGGTGGAGATCCCAGGATGGATGGAAGTTGGGGCCACTGGATGAAGGGACAGCTGTCTAGAACACCGTCCATTGCTTCATCTAATGCTTGTAACCGTTCCGATCTGAGGTTGCTGCTCGGTGTACTTGGCGCTCCGCTTGCTCCGGTGCACGTTAGCACTACCGACCCTCTGCCTCATCTTAGTATAAAGGATACTCCTATT GAAACTTCATCTGCTCAGTACATATTGCAGCAGTACACAGCAGCTTCAGGAGGGCAAAGAGTTCAAAATTCCATCCACAATGCTTATGCTATGGGAAAGGTGAGGATGATAGCTTCTGAGTTTGAAACAGCAAACAAGGTCACCAAAAATCGAAATTCCTCTAAAGCTGCTGAGTCTGGTGGATTTGTTCTTTGGCAAATGAATCCAGACATGTGGTATTGTGAGCTTGCCCTTGGTGGCAACAAGGTTCATGCTGGCTGCAATGGCAAGCTTGTGTGGAGGCACACGCCTTGGCTTGGTCCGCATGCTGCAAAAGGTCCTGTTAGACCATTGCGCCGTGCACTTCAG GGTCTTGACCCGAGAACAACTGCAAGTATGTTCACAAATGCAAGATGCATCGgggagaaaaaaataaatgggGATGATTGCTTTATCCTTAAGATATGTGCAGATCCTGTAACACTAAAGGCTAGGAGTGAAGGACCAGCAGAGATCATTAGGCATGTTCTATTTGGCTACTTCAGTCAGAAAACTGGGCTTCTTATTCACCTAGAGGACTCTCATTTGACCCGCATTCAAAATAATGGAGGTGATGCTGTGTACTGGGAAACGACAATCAATTCTTTCCTCGATGATTATAGGGCTGTTGATGGTATTATGATTGCTCATTCAGGGCGCTCTGTAGTTACGCTGTTTCGTTTTGGAGATACAGCAATGAGCCACACCAGGACCAGAATGGAAGAAGCATGGGCAATCGAGGAAGTAGCATTCAATGTTCCAGGCCTGTCTATGGATTGTTTCATTCCTCCCGCTGAATTAAGATTTGCTTCTATGAGTGAAACGTGCGAGCTTCCTCAGAATCAGAGGGTGAGACCTGCTGCAGCTACTGCAACATATCGAGCAAAGAAAGTCGTTTCTTCAGATAGATCTCGCGACAGAGTTGTTGACAATGCCATGTGTAAGACAGATGATTAG